A stretch of the Gracilinanus agilis isolate LMUSP501 chromosome 4, AgileGrace, whole genome shotgun sequence genome encodes the following:
- the SYT11 gene encoding synaptotagmin-11 — translation MKEMEMRSFGDVSPVVLGLIGATVLVVSVSVTVFVWTCCHQQAEKKHKTPPYKFIHMLKGISIYPETLSNKKKIIRVRRDKGGPGRDGGRGNLLVDAAESGLLNQEKSPGGLNTSPCIDQLPIKVDYGDELSPVQSLTPGGSKTASPSSPEEDVMLGSLTFSVDYNFPKKALVVTIQEAHGLPVMDDQTQGSDPYIKMTILPDKRHRVKTRVLRKTLDPVFDETFTFYGIPYSQLQDLVLHFLVLSFDRFSRDDVIGEVMVPLAGVDPSTGKVQLTRDIIKRNIQKCISRGELQVSLSYQPVAQRMTVVVLKARHLPKMDITGLSGNPYVKMNLYYGRKRIAKKKTHVKKCTLNPVFNESFIYDIPTDLLPDISIEFLVIDFDRTTKNEVVGRLILGAHSVTAGGAEHWREVCESPRKPIAKWHSLSEY, via the exons AtgaaggagatggagatgaggtcTTTTGGAG ATGTATCCCCTGTGGTGCTGGGGCTCATCGGGGCCACCGTGCTGGTGGTGTCTGTGTCTGTGACAGTCTTTGTCTGGACCTGCTGCCACCAACAGGCTGAGAAGAAGCACAAGACACCCCCTTACAAGTTTATCCACATGCTCAAGGGCATCAGCATCTACCCTGAGACTCTGAGCAACAAGAAGAAAATCATCCGTGTGAGGAGAGACAAAGGTGGCCCAGGGCGGGATGGTGGACGGGGGAATCTATTGGTAGATGCAGCTGAATCAGGTCTTCTAAATCAAGAGAAGAGTCCTGGAGGGCTGAACACTAGCCCTTGTATAGACCAGCTCCCCATCAAGGTGGACTATGGGGATGAACTGAGCCCAGTTCAGAGCCTGACCCCTGGGGGAAGCAAAACAGCTTCCCCATCTTCCCCAGAAGAAGATGTTATGTTGGGGTCCCTTACCTTCTCAGTGGACtataattttccaaaaaaagCCTTGGTAGTGACAATCCAAGAAGCCCATGGGCTGCCAGTGATGGATGACCAGACCCAGGGCTCCGATCCCTACATTAAAATGACCATCCTCCCAGACAAACGGCACCGTGTGAAGACAAGAGTGCTACGCAAGACCCTGGACCCTGTGTTCGATGAGACCTTTACTTTCTATGGCATCCCCTACAGCCAGCTGCAGGATCTTGTGCTACACTTTCTGGTCCTCAGCTTTGACCGCTTCTCCCGGGATGATGTCATTGGTGAGGTCATGGTACCACTGGCTGGGGTGGATCCTAGCACTGGCAAGGTTCAGCTGACCCGGGACATCATCAAGAGAAATATCCAG AAGTGTATTAGCAGAGGGGAACTTCAAGTCTCCCTGTCCTACCAGCCGGTGGCACAGAGAATGACAGTGGTGGTGCTTAAAGCAAGACACTTGCCAAAGATGGATATCACCGGTCTCTCAGGTA ATCCCTACGTCAAGATGAACCTCTATTATGGCAGGAAACGCATTGCCAAGAAGAAAACCCACGTGAAGAAGTGCACTTTGAATCCTGTCTTCAATGAGTCCTTCATCTATGATATTCCCACTGACCTGCTGCCTGACATCAGTATTGAGTTCCTGGTTATCGACTTCGACCGCACCACCAAGAACGAGGTGGTAGGGAGGCTGATCTTGGGGGCCCACAGTGTCACAGCTGGTGGTGCAGAACACTGGCGAGAGGTCTGTGAGAGCCCCCGAAAGCCAATAGCCAAGTGGCACAGTCTGAGCGAGTACTAA